One segment of Danaus plexippus chromosome 10, MEX_DaPlex, whole genome shotgun sequence DNA contains the following:
- the LOC116766843 gene encoding insulin-like growth factor-binding protein complex acid labile subunit — MALLREYLLLIFIISWQFDILISACPKICECKNNSTSCEWCSYNVFIHENKNNFNVEVCCEKDSTLFHWLQNNTNKTFTEVVIQYKSTCNTSKVELDFPQLDTYSITMMNNNITSFRLNINTNNMKEMDFTSNRLEYISNGLFNNFTNLRKLILRRNLIAIIQENSFLRLTKLETLDLSENHLTVLTNVFYPLKNLQHLNLSRNNIQFIHDNYFNNWLLQHLDISHNNLKKVTPGALQQLPNLARLLLTDNPHLGITQLDTQLLVGTGRRLQQIDASRTGLCQVPEAFTHSVRFLSLVGNKITSIRCGDLDSYPLLQSLDFCDNKIISIEDDSLGRLEMLLFLNINRNLLSSVPRSLPDGLEYLSINENSISNLSKPDFKDLKHLRILLLKDNQINYIQDHIFDDLLSLEMLDISNNPIKMLSPSTFDGPLYLRDLRLCHLNTSVPEKDGSFPLSSPESVQMLHLQSSPGLARQLLSDSAALAAFSHLQYLDLRMNNISKIRSDLLFYLGQLKTLRLHGNNINCSTELWLSDWMKWNQSLVSTETCYYSTLESKAEMSKYNCTFPESFTLSESLPPINLYSTEMINKLLRYYGYLNNKTENFENTSKVLRSEKQLKNNNINRSEYHNINNGSLVKDLPDNKVLLHDFLNEISNMKDKGSSKILDQNKIQKDQLNSNRRFLDITSHVSVRIQTEKKDYRQITAVRSEEISGKRLNTPVMTTESKPITRFTENQNIQDADVSEVNTVNPNVRLKYSSHQGVYINYAQNIGMASVISLMLVSVILWASFRLRYKRRQLRALNTDMEDQIEVSNISGGVLW, encoded by the coding sequence ATGGCTTTGTTGAGGGAATATTtactgttaatttttataatatcatggCAGTTTGACATATTAATATCGGCTTGTCCAAAAATAtgtgaatgtaaaaataattcaacgtCCTGTGAATGGTGTTCGTACAATGTGtttattcatgaaaataaaaataacttcaatgTAGAAGTCTGCTGCGAAAAAGATTCAACACTGTTTCACTGGTTACAAAACAATACGAACAAAACTTTCACGGAAGTCgtaatacaatacaaaagtACGTGTAATACGAGCAAAGTTGAGCTCGATTTTCCTCAACTGGATACATATTCAATTACCATGAtgaataataacataacaagTTTtcgtctaaatataaatacgaacAATATGAAAGAAATGGATTTCACTAGCAACAGATTggaatatataagtaatggACTATTCAATAACTTTACGAACCtacgaaaattaattttgcgtCGAAATTTAATTGCGATAATCcaagaaaatagttttttgagACTCACAAAATTGGAAACATTGGATCTATCTGAAAATCATCTAACAGTATTGACTAACGTTTTTTATCcattaaaaaatcttcaacaTCTAAATTTAAGtcgtaataatatacaatttattcacGACaactatttcaataattgGTTACTGCAACATTTAGATATATCACATAATAATCTAAAGAAAGTGACTCCTGGAGCATTACAACAATTACCTAATCTCGCACGGCTGCTTCTGACAGATAACCCGCATTTGGGGATCACACAGTTGGATACACAGCTTTTAGTTGGTACCGGTCGCAGGCTACAACAAATTGATGCATCGAGAACCGGTCTTTGCCAAGTTCCTGAAGCGTTCACGCATTCTGTACGATTTCTATCTCTCGtgggaaataaaattacatcgaTACGATGTGGTGATCTTGATAGTTACCCCCTATTGCAGTCATTGGACttttgtgataataaaattatatctattgaGGATGATTCATTGGGACGTCTGGAAAtgctattgtttttaaatattaacagaaaTCTTTTATCATCAGTACCAAGATCACTACCAGATGGTTTGGAGTACTTATCAATCAATGAAAACTCTATAAGCAATCTTTCAAAACCAGACTTTAAGGATTTAAAACATCTTCGAATATTGCTGTTAAAGGAtaaccaaataaattatattcaagatCACATTTTTGACGACTTACTTTCCTTAGAAATGTtagatatttctaataatccaataaaaatgttatcacCAAGCACATTCGATGGGCCACTATATCTTCGGGATTTAAGGCtttgtcatttaaatacatcTGTACCCGAAAAAGATGGGTCGTTTCCTTTGTCATCGCCAGAAAGCGTTCAAATGCTTCATCTTCAATCTAGCCCCGGCTTAGCGCGGCAATTGTTATCTGACTCAGCGGCATTAGCGGCTTTTTCACATCTACAGTATTTAGATTTGAGAATGaacaatatatcaaaaatacgtagtgatcttttattttatttgggaCAACTGAAAACATTAAGACTACatggtaataatataaattgtagcACAGAACTATGGCTTTCAGACTGGATGAAATGGAATCAAAGTCTCGTAAGTACTGAGACCTGTTATTATTCTACATTAGAATCCAAAGCAGAGATGTCTAAATACAACTGTACTTTTCCTGAATCGTTTACCTTAAGTGAAAGCTTACCAcccataaatttatatagtacagaaatgataaataagttattaagatactatggttatttaaataataaaaccgagaattttgaaaatacCAGCAAGGTATTACGGAgcgaaaaacaattaaaaaacaacaacataaACAGATCagaatatcataatattaacaatggaTCATTAGTTAAAGACCTTCCAGATAATAAAGTACTATTGCATgactttttaaatgaaatatcaaatatgaaAGATAAAGGATCGTCCAAAATTTtagatcaaaacaaaattcaaaaagatCAATTAAATTCGAACCGTAGATTTTTAGATATCACATCGCATGTATCGGTAAGGATTCAGAcagaaaaaaaagattacaGACAGATCACAGCGGTCCGTAGCGAGGAAATATCTGGAAAACGTTTAAATACACCGGTAATGACAACAGAATCTAAACCAATAACTAGGTTTActgaaaatcaaaatattcagGATGCCGATGTAAGCGAGGTTAACACGGTTAATCCGAATGTTCGATTGAAATATTCATCGCACCAAGGAGTTTATATTAACTATGCTCAGAACATTGGCATGGCTTCAGTAATTAGTCTCATGTTAGTTTCCGTTATACTGTGGGCGAGTTTTCGTTTGAGGTATAAGAGAAGACAGCTACGAGCTTTGAATACTGATATGGAGGACCAAATAGAAGTGTCAAATATATCGGGTGGAGTGTTGTGGTGA